In Chitinophaga sp. HK235, a single window of DNA contains:
- a CDS encoding DJ-1/PfpI family protein, which translates to MKQLLLLLLLAPCLLFGQSGTLKYVCPPCGPCDTIVFHKPGKCPHCGMELMKKDTTNQKRMKVCFYLQDGVEVLDFAGPMEVFSYAGFEIFTVSKKKKQLISQGVLKITPDYSLADAPPADILAVFGGNAGVAAEDPEVIAWIKARDKATASYFSVCTGAFILGNAGLLEHQTATTFHLSINNLRERLPQTKVVENVRFVDNGRIITTAGISAGIDGALHLVGKLKGEEEARRVAREMEYDKYVPNQGLILANH; encoded by the coding sequence ATGAAACAGCTGCTGTTATTGTTGTTGCTGGCACCATGCCTGCTTTTCGGTCAATCAGGGACATTAAAATATGTTTGCCCTCCCTGTGGCCCCTGCGATACTATTGTATTTCATAAACCAGGCAAATGTCCGCATTGTGGTATGGAACTAATGAAAAAAGACACCACCAATCAGAAACGTATGAAAGTTTGTTTTTACCTGCAGGACGGCGTGGAAGTGCTCGACTTCGCCGGACCGATGGAAGTATTTTCCTATGCCGGCTTTGAAATATTTACCGTTTCCAAAAAGAAAAAACAGCTGATATCACAGGGCGTGCTGAAAATAACACCCGACTACAGCCTGGCTGATGCCCCGCCTGCTGATATCCTGGCCGTATTCGGTGGTAATGCCGGTGTGGCTGCAGAAGACCCGGAGGTGATCGCCTGGATCAAAGCGCGCGATAAAGCTACTGCCAGCTACTTCTCCGTTTGTACCGGTGCCTTTATCCTGGGTAATGCAGGGCTGCTCGAACACCAGACCGCCACTACCTTTCACCTGAGCATCAACAACCTGCGCGAACGCCTGCCTCAAACCAAAGTAGTGGAAAACGTACGTTTTGTAGATAATGGCCGCATCATCACTACTGCCGGCATATCCGCCGGTATTGACGGAGCCCTGCATCTTGTCGGTAAACTGAAAGGGGAAGAAGAAGCCCGGCGTGTTGCACGGGAGATGGAATACGATA
- a CDS encoding GlxA family transcriptional regulator, protein MIPNRVIFFLFDGVHLLDLAGAVTVFVEAICCGQPYELKYVSPYNHPGTSSGLGFAAVDPLDSVTVMPDDILIIAGMDLRRWDRADDALWIPWLQAAAATGATVCSVCTAAFALAAAGLLDGQHCTTHWAQTTLLQQQFPRLKVVENRLFVKSGRIYTSAGIATGIDMALSLIEERHGIAFASLLAKVLVVPMRRDGSSPQDSIFLQNRQHINHQIHQVQDYIAAHLNQKLTISELADQVFISPRNLTRLFKTATGTTIGDYIQKLRREKALLLLKSEHKVAWVARECGFKNPNQLRQLIRKDTSLKLA, encoded by the coding sequence ATGATACCCAATCGCGTAATTTTTTTTCTTTTTGATGGGGTACACCTGCTGGATCTGGCAGGGGCTGTGACCGTTTTTGTAGAAGCCATCTGTTGTGGCCAACCTTACGAGTTGAAGTATGTATCTCCCTACAATCACCCGGGAACATCCTCGGGGCTTGGCTTTGCCGCTGTAGATCCGCTTGATTCCGTGACAGTAATGCCGGACGATATCCTGATAATAGCGGGCATGGACCTGAGAAGATGGGACCGTGCCGATGATGCTTTGTGGATACCCTGGTTGCAGGCTGCGGCTGCCACCGGCGCCACTGTCTGCTCTGTTTGTACTGCAGCTTTCGCATTGGCCGCTGCAGGCCTGCTGGATGGTCAGCACTGTACCACACACTGGGCGCAGACAACTTTATTACAACAGCAATTTCCGCGCCTGAAGGTAGTGGAAAACAGATTATTTGTAAAAAGCGGCCGGATTTATACCAGCGCCGGCATCGCTACCGGTATCGATATGGCGCTCTCCCTCATAGAAGAAAGACATGGTATCGCCTTCGCGAGCCTGCTGGCCAAAGTGCTGGTAGTTCCCATGCGACGCGACGGTTCTTCACCGCAAGATAGCATCTTCTTGCAAAACAGACAGCATATTAATCATCAAATTCATCAGGTACAGGATTATATCGCTGCCCATCTGAACCAAAAACTCACCATCAGCGAGCTGGCTGATCAGGTGTTTATAAGTCCCCGCAACCTCACCCGGCTGTTCAAAACCGCCACCGGTACCACTATCGGTGACTATATCCAGAAACTCCGCAGGGAAAAAGCCCTGCTGCTCCTTAAATCAGAACATAAGGTGGCCTGGGTAGCCAGGGAATGCGGTTTTAAAAATCCTAACCAGCTACGCCAGCTGATCAGAAAGGACACAAGTCTTAAACTGGCCTGA
- the dinB gene encoding DNA polymerase IV — translation MEQTENSAQRKIIHIDMDAFYASVEQRDQPQYRGKAIAVGGSPEGRGVVATASYEARKFGVRSAMSSRRALQLCPQLIFVRPRFDAYKEVSRRIREIFARYTDLIEPLSLDEAYLDVTADKLNIGSAIEIARQIKLAIREELQLTASAGVSVNKFVAKIASDLNKPDGFTFIGPSSIEGFMEQLPVEKFHGVGKVTADKMKKMGLFTGGDLKRLSEQELKQYFGKVGTFYYRIVRGIDDRAVQPHRETKSLGAEDTFPVDLTAEEDLHAELEKIAQTVYNRLERYGLKGRTVTLKIKYSDFKQITRNQSFPFPVGDMDTILHTAKQLLAATRPEDKKIRLLGITLSNFGEAGPVSDKPVNPQLSLFDFEG, via the coding sequence ATGGAACAGACAGAAAATAGTGCCCAACGGAAGATTATTCACATCGATATGGATGCGTTTTATGCATCTGTGGAGCAGCGTGATCAACCGCAGTATCGAGGTAAGGCCATTGCGGTAGGTGGTTCGCCGGAAGGGAGGGGAGTGGTGGCTACAGCCAGTTATGAGGCGCGGAAATTTGGTGTCCGTTCTGCGATGTCGTCCAGGCGCGCTTTGCAGTTATGTCCCCAGCTAATTTTTGTACGTCCCCGTTTTGATGCCTACAAAGAAGTGTCCCGTCGTATCCGGGAGATATTTGCGCGTTATACCGATCTTATTGAACCGCTTTCGCTGGATGAAGCCTATCTGGATGTTACAGCTGATAAACTGAATATTGGTTCTGCGATAGAGATTGCAAGGCAGATCAAACTGGCCATCCGCGAGGAGTTGCAGCTGACAGCTTCTGCAGGGGTGTCTGTCAATAAGTTTGTGGCCAAGATAGCTTCCGATCTCAACAAGCCGGATGGGTTTACGTTTATAGGCCCTTCTTCCATTGAGGGTTTTATGGAGCAGCTGCCGGTGGAGAAATTCCATGGTGTAGGCAAGGTAACGGCCGACAAGATGAAGAAGATGGGGTTGTTTACCGGCGGTGATCTCAAGAGACTATCGGAGCAGGAGCTGAAACAGTATTTTGGTAAAGTAGGTACTTTCTACTACCGTATAGTACGGGGCATAGATGACCGTGCGGTGCAGCCACACCGCGAAACCAAATCCCTTGGCGCAGAAGATACCTTCCCCGTAGACCTGACGGCTGAGGAAGACCTGCATGCTGAGCTGGAGAAAATCGCGCAAACGGTTTACAACAGGCTGGAACGCTACGGCCTGAAGGGACGTACCGTCACCCTGAAGATCAAGTACAGCGATTTTAAGCAGATAACCCGTAATCAATCATTTCCTTTTCCGGTGGGAGATATGGACACAATACTCCACACAGCCAAACAATTGTTGGCAGCTACCAGGCCAGAAGATAAAAAGATACGTTTGTTGGGTATAACGTTGTCTAATTTCGGAGAAGCGGGTCCTGTTTCGGATAAGCCTGTTAATCCACAGTTATCACTTTTCGATTTTGAGGGATGA
- a CDS encoding AraC family transcriptional regulator, producing the protein MIRKREGFQGQRAIVIPRNILLERCAADPVMKTMYITDIGYYPKAQFHYCKRLNGAPEHILIYCQEGRGSIRLKKSEYPIKAGDCFLIPREWAHAYHAHDTDPWTIYWAHFAGHTADAIVHTAIQQLNGHQTFLLHANERIALFDSIYQQLERGYRTENLLYANMSFWSFLASCIYPGCYHPGKSKPGQDTIDHAIDYMNNHLDRMLTLEQMAQSINLSISHFSWLFKHNTGYSPIEYFNHLKVQKACQYLHFTHLRIKEIAALLGIEDPYYFSRLFTKVMGLSPAQYREKETGTVK; encoded by the coding sequence ATGATCAGAAAAAGGGAAGGTTTTCAGGGCCAGCGCGCGATCGTCATACCCCGTAATATTCTGCTTGAAAGATGTGCCGCCGATCCGGTGATGAAAACCATGTATATCACAGACATCGGTTATTATCCCAAAGCGCAGTTTCACTACTGTAAACGGCTTAACGGAGCACCCGAACATATATTGATCTACTGCCAGGAAGGCCGGGGAAGTATACGGCTGAAAAAAAGTGAATACCCCATCAAGGCAGGCGACTGTTTTCTAATACCACGGGAATGGGCACACGCCTATCATGCCCATGATACGGATCCCTGGACGATCTACTGGGCTCATTTCGCAGGACATACGGCCGATGCCATCGTGCATACCGCCATCCAGCAGTTAAACGGGCACCAGACTTTTCTGCTGCATGCCAACGAGCGAATTGCGTTGTTTGACAGCATCTATCAGCAGCTGGAAAGAGGTTACCGTACAGAAAACCTGCTGTATGCCAATATGAGTTTCTGGTCGTTTCTCGCGTCATGCATCTACCCCGGTTGTTATCATCCCGGCAAATCAAAGCCCGGCCAGGACACCATCGATCACGCCATCGACTATATGAATAATCACCTGGACCGTATGCTCACACTGGAACAAATGGCGCAGTCCATCAACCTGTCCATCTCCCATTTCTCCTGGCTGTTTAAACACAATACCGGTTACTCCCCCATTGAATACTTCAACCACCTGAAAGTGCAGAAAGCCTGTCAGTACCTGCATTTCACCCATCTGCGCATAAAGGAGATCGCTGCACTGCTGGGCATAGAAGACCCTTATTATTTCTCCCGACTTTTCACCAAAGTGATGGGACTGTCGCCAGCCCAATACCGGGAGAAAGAAACCGGCACCGTAAAATAG
- a CDS encoding DUF1553 domain-containing protein: MKKLMRSLSTSRAATALVITGSILLTACQSRQRTDFSAEVKPILNKHCISCHGGVKQNGGFSVLFREEALGNTKSGKPAIIPGHPEKSEFIRRLTCKDPKERMPQKGEPLSAAEVDILTRWVKEGAEWGEHWAYVPVKPVPLPDVNIKTGNDIDRFIIARLQAEGLKPSPPADPMTLLRRVSFDLTGLPPTPAMAASFRADHSPAAYQRIVDTLLQSPHYGERWAAMWLDLARYSDTKGYERDASRSIWRYRDWVIDAFNKDMPYDQFTTEQLAGDLLPTATNDQLIATAFNRNTMTNDEGGTQDEEFRTAAVMDRVNTTMEVWQGITIGCVQCHSHPYDPFRFEDYYKLLAFMNNTRDEDTHMEHPKLRLYDSVGIHEVNRISAWVQQYGNNEQVTDVARFLKVLEPKVHAHDCDRYVNGSLYDTKYLGVRHNGSCRLPAQPTGGKTQLLMNYWTGSKGGMLECRLDSLRGPIYFTQALAPTKDRQVITIPLPATSGTHDLYFVFRNASLKPADPVCMVEWFAFREDLPGKGQKGYDAVNAALLALINQQPPDIPVMIENPPSMQRTTHVFERGNWMVQGKAVTPDVPHSLNPFPANAPRNRLGLARWITDPANPLTARVMVNRLWEQIFGIGIVETVEDLGSQGFLPSHPELLDWLSYRLMHDHHWSVKRLLRDIVLSAAYQQDATTTPALLEKDPANRLLARGPHFRLTAEEVRDQALAVSGLLNRNLHGPSIMPYQPEGIWQTVWSGEYWKQAQDGNQYRRALYVFQKRTSPYPSMISFDGSSREVCLQRRIRTNTPLQALTTLNDPVYVETARALAQQMLSNGHDDPATCIRWGYQAAMCRSLPDNKLAVLQRLYQSSLQQYRQSPAAAKALLQCKDTTPQMAQLAALTVVANAIMNLDEFLTKS; encoded by the coding sequence ATGAAAAAACTTATGCGCTCCTTATCCACGTCCAGGGCCGCAACTGCGCTGGTTATTACCGGCAGCATACTGCTAACGGCCTGCCAGTCCCGCCAGCGCACCGACTTCAGCGCGGAAGTCAAACCTATTCTTAACAAACATTGTATCAGCTGCCATGGTGGCGTAAAACAGAACGGCGGCTTCAGTGTGCTTTTCCGGGAAGAAGCCCTTGGCAATACCAAATCCGGCAAACCCGCCATCATCCCCGGCCATCCGGAAAAAAGCGAGTTTATCCGCCGCCTCACCTGCAAAGACCCGAAAGAAAGGATGCCCCAGAAAGGCGAGCCACTCAGTGCAGCAGAAGTTGACATCCTCACCCGCTGGGTAAAAGAAGGTGCCGAATGGGGAGAACACTGGGCCTATGTGCCGGTGAAACCTGTGCCCCTGCCCGATGTAAATATCAAAACCGGCAATGATATTGACCGGTTTATTATCGCCAGACTTCAGGCAGAAGGATTAAAACCTTCGCCGCCCGCCGATCCTATGACGCTGCTGCGCCGCGTAAGCTTCGACCTCACCGGGCTGCCACCTACACCCGCCATGGCTGCATCTTTCAGGGCGGACCACAGTCCCGCTGCCTACCAGCGGATAGTGGACACCTTGCTGCAGTCGCCCCACTACGGCGAGCGCTGGGCCGCCATGTGGCTGGACCTCGCCCGCTACTCCGATACCAAAGGTTATGAAAGAGACGCCAGCAGAAGCATCTGGCGTTACCGCGACTGGGTCATCGATGCATTCAACAAAGACATGCCCTATGATCAGTTCACCACCGAACAACTGGCGGGTGATCTCCTGCCAACAGCAACCAACGATCAGCTCATTGCCACCGCCTTCAACAGAAACACCATGACCAACGACGAAGGCGGCACCCAGGATGAAGAATTCCGCACCGCCGCCGTCATGGACCGTGTCAACACCACCATGGAAGTATGGCAGGGCATCACCATCGGCTGTGTACAATGCCACAGCCACCCATACGATCCCTTCCGGTTTGAAGACTATTACAAGCTACTCGCCTTCATGAACAATACCCGCGATGAAGATACCCATATGGAACATCCCAAGCTGCGTTTATACGACAGCGTTGGTATCCATGAAGTAAACCGTATCAGCGCCTGGGTACAACAATACGGCAACAACGAACAGGTAACAGACGTAGCCCGCTTCCTGAAAGTGCTGGAGCCTAAAGTACATGCGCACGACTGCGACCGGTATGTGAACGGCTCTTTATATGATACCAAATATCTCGGCGTGCGGCATAACGGCAGCTGCCGTCTGCCGGCACAGCCTACCGGCGGCAAAACACAGCTGCTGATGAACTACTGGACCGGCAGCAAGGGAGGCATGCTGGAATGCCGGCTGGACAGCCTGCGCGGGCCTATATACTTTACACAGGCACTGGCGCCCACCAAAGATAGACAGGTGATAACTATTCCGCTTCCGGCCACCAGCGGCACCCATGATCTCTACTTCGTGTTCCGCAATGCTTCCCTGAAGCCTGCCGACCCGGTATGCATGGTAGAATGGTTCGCTTTCCGGGAAGATCTTCCCGGAAAAGGACAAAAAGGATATGATGCTGTGAATGCAGCGCTGCTGGCACTCATCAACCAGCAACCACCCGATATTCCCGTGATGATAGAAAACCCGCCTTCCATGCAGCGCACCACGCATGTTTTTGAACGGGGCAACTGGATGGTGCAGGGCAAAGCTGTGACACCAGACGTACCGCATTCACTGAATCCATTTCCTGCCAATGCGCCCCGTAACCGGCTCGGGCTGGCCCGCTGGATCACCGATCCGGCCAATCCCCTCACTGCGAGAGTGATGGTCAACCGGCTCTGGGAACAGATATTCGGCATTGGTATTGTGGAAACCGTGGAAGACTTAGGCTCCCAGGGATTCCTGCCATCCCATCCGGAGTTGCTGGACTGGCTCTCCTACCGGTTGATGCACGACCATCACTGGAGTGTGAAAAGACTGCTGCGCGATATTGTACTGTCGGCCGCCTATCAGCAGGATGCTACCACCACACCGGCCCTGCTGGAAAAAGATCCTGCCAACCGGTTGCTGGCCAGGGGACCGCATTTCAGGCTTACCGCAGAGGAAGTGAGAGACCAGGCACTGGCCGTAAGCGGCCTGTTAAACCGGAACCTGCATGGCCCCAGCATAATGCCCTACCAGCCGGAAGGTATCTGGCAAACCGTGTGGAGCGGTGAATACTGGAAACAGGCGCAGGACGGCAATCAGTACCGTCGTGCCCTGTATGTGTTCCAGAAACGTACCAGCCCTTACCCTTCTATGATCTCTTTCGACGGTTCCAGCAGGGAAGTATGCCTGCAACGCCGCATCCGTACCAATACTCCATTGCAGGCATTGACGACGCTCAACGATCCCGTGTATGTGGAAACAGCCAGGGCGCTGGCGCAGCAGATGCTCAGCAATGGGCATGATGATCCCGCTACGTGTATCCGTTGGGGTTATCAGGCAGCCATGTGCCGTTCTTTGCCTGACAACAAACTGGCCGTGCTGCAACGGTTATATCAAAGCTCCCTGCAGCAGTACCGGCAATCGCCGGCAGCTGCCAAAGCCTTGCTGCAATGCAAAGACACAACACCGCAGATGGCCCAACTGGCAGCCCTCACCGTAGTAGCCAATGCCATCATGAACCTGGATGAATTTCTGACAAAATCGTAA
- a CDS encoding contact-dependent growth inhibition system immunity protein — MNRKDVWRYKSLEQLENKRWEPATENDSVLVKRCIALSKVPVIKLTASDLRVLIGQSFNPTYLVPLAIEKLKDDLLVEADLYPGDLLKNVLDVPAPFWEEHQELHEDMKKMIRSRAVEVATEIDLPGYWQ; from the coding sequence ATGAACAGGAAAGACGTCTGGAGATACAAATCTCTGGAGCAATTAGAAAACAAACGTTGGGAACCCGCTACAGAAAACGATTCAGTATTAGTTAAAAGATGCATCGCCCTCAGCAAAGTGCCCGTTATCAAATTAACTGCCAGCGATCTACGGGTATTGATCGGCCAATCCTTTAACCCAACCTATCTGGTGCCACTGGCCATCGAAAAACTCAAAGATGACCTGTTGGTAGAAGCTGATCTGTACCCCGGCGATCTGCTGAAAAATGTACTGGATGTTCCCGCTCCTTTCTGGGAAGAGCATCAGGAATTGCACGAAGACATGAAAAAAATGATCAGGTCTCGTGCTGTCGAAGTAGCGACAGAGATTGATTTACCCGGTTACTGGCAATAA
- a CDS encoding glycoside hydrolase family 2 TIM barrel-domain containing protein, with protein MKKSVLTMAFAVIGTGGWAQQLPSELQTPEVVSVNRMPMRASAFAFENFTLARQRDKEKSGNFLSLNGQWKFNWVQDPRKRPADFYKTDFNDATWDNFKVPANWELNGYGLPIYVNHPYEFTGRSKMGGALKPPYDIPEDNNPVGSYRKKFILPKDWDGRQVFIHLGAVKSAFFIWINGEKVGYSEDSKLAAEFDITRFVKPGENLVALQVYRWSDGSYLECQDMWRISGIEREVYLYSTPRLDIRDFKVAATLDKSYTNGVLDVSLEVDNYRIDKKTNHSKPDTFSVGVQLVDAAGKTVLQEEATNPQQVLGNYKKTVSFHREVPGVKSWSAETPYLYTLYFTLKNKSGEVLEVIPQRVGFRSVELKDRNFLVNGKRIFLKGVNRHEHNPTQGHTLTREDMRKDMEMMKQLNVNAVRHSHYPPDPYWMELCDEYGLYVVDEANIESHGRYYDLAYTLANDKQWRVPHLERVMRMYERDKNHAAVVTWSLGNEAGNGTNFYEAYDWLKTQDSRPVQYERAEWDYNTDMIVPQYPDPEWLVKYSKSNPDRPMIMSEYAHIMGNSLGNFQEYWTAIENNPYLQGGFIWEWIDQGIDTVKNGKRILAYGGDFPLSGPVNQAFSDNNFCVKGVVTAHRGLTPMAVEIKKVYQHIKSRYKGNNVVTVTNGYFFRDLANDQLNWELLEDGKVIEKGIVKDLTVAAQQSADITLPVKSSIRAGKEYFLNVRYVLKQQEPFLPAGFEIASEQFAWSKGQALAPAAVKPAQLSLQQDGGHATIKGPGFAVTFNMQQGMLEKYELKGEQVLEGSLQPAFWRAPTDNDIGAGFNHSLRKWRNAYAAGKVLEAKVNKTADGYEVLLKKEIVEGDAVATQTITIHGDGSMKVSNAFTAVKGNYSLIPRIGNDLQLKKQFDQISYYGRGPWENYWDRKTASFVGIYQQTVDQQYFPYARPQESGNKADVRWVSMTNKKGKGIRFEYADSLLNFSALPYSLDDLDPEADKKQYHSGELVTRPEIYMHIDLQQSGLQGIDSWGAMPLEEYRIPFRNHEYSYWIKPVM; from the coding sequence ATGAAAAAAAGTGTACTTACCATGGCCTTTGCCGTTATTGGAACGGGAGGGTGGGCACAGCAGCTGCCTTCGGAGTTACAGACGCCGGAAGTGGTATCTGTCAACAGGATGCCGATGCGGGCATCAGCCTTTGCCTTTGAGAATTTTACGTTGGCCCGGCAACGTGATAAAGAGAAGTCCGGCAATTTCCTTTCGCTCAACGGGCAATGGAAATTCAACTGGGTACAGGATCCCCGCAAACGTCCGGCTGACTTTTACAAAACAGATTTTAATGATGCCACATGGGATAACTTTAAAGTGCCGGCCAACTGGGAACTGAACGGTTATGGCCTGCCCATCTATGTGAATCATCCATACGAGTTTACAGGCCGCTCCAAAATGGGGGGTGCGCTGAAACCTCCATACGATATACCGGAAGACAACAACCCGGTTGGTTCTTACAGGAAGAAATTTATTTTACCGAAAGACTGGGACGGCCGTCAGGTGTTTATTCATCTGGGTGCAGTGAAATCGGCTTTCTTTATCTGGATTAATGGTGAAAAAGTGGGTTACAGCGAAGACAGCAAACTGGCCGCTGAATTTGATATCACCCGTTTTGTAAAACCAGGAGAGAACCTGGTAGCCCTGCAGGTGTACAGATGGAGTGACGGTTCTTACCTGGAATGCCAGGATATGTGGCGTATTTCCGGGATTGAAAGGGAGGTATATCTCTATTCCACACCCAGACTGGATATCAGGGATTTTAAGGTAGCTGCCACACTGGATAAATCGTATACCAACGGTGTACTGGATGTAAGTCTGGAAGTGGATAACTACCGCATCGATAAAAAAACGAACCACAGCAAGCCGGATACTTTTTCTGTAGGAGTGCAACTGGTGGACGCTGCAGGCAAAACCGTGCTGCAGGAAGAAGCCACTAACCCGCAGCAGGTATTGGGCAACTATAAAAAAACAGTGAGCTTTCACCGCGAGGTGCCAGGTGTAAAAAGCTGGTCGGCTGAAACACCTTATCTCTATACCCTGTACTTCACCCTGAAAAATAAATCCGGAGAAGTACTGGAAGTAATACCGCAGCGGGTAGGTTTCCGCTCTGTAGAGCTGAAAGACCGCAACTTCCTGGTCAATGGTAAAAGAATTTTCCTCAAAGGGGTGAACCGCCACGAACACAACCCCACACAGGGTCACACCCTTACCCGGGAGGATATGCGTAAAGATATGGAGATGATGAAACAGCTCAACGTAAATGCGGTGCGTCATTCCCACTATCCACCAGATCCTTACTGGATGGAACTTTGCGATGAATATGGTTTGTATGTGGTAGATGAAGCTAATATCGAATCACATGGTCGTTACTACGATCTCGCCTATACGCTGGCCAACGATAAACAATGGCGGGTACCTCATCTGGAAAGAGTGATGCGCATGTACGAACGCGACAAAAACCATGCAGCCGTAGTCACCTGGTCGCTGGGCAACGAAGCCGGCAACGGTACCAATTTCTACGAAGCATACGACTGGCTCAAAACACAGGACAGCCGTCCCGTACAGTACGAACGTGCTGAATGGGACTATAATACAGACATGATCGTTCCACAATATCCCGATCCAGAATGGCTGGTAAAATATTCCAAAAGTAATCCCGACCGTCCGATGATCATGAGTGAATATGCACACATCATGGGCAACAGTCTGGGTAACTTCCAGGAATACTGGACCGCAATTGAAAACAATCCCTACCTCCAGGGTGGCTTTATCTGGGAGTGGATAGACCAGGGCATAGACACTGTAAAAAATGGCAAACGTATCCTTGCCTATGGTGGCGACTTCCCGCTGAGCGGGCCGGTTAACCAGGCTTTCAGTGACAACAACTTCTGCGTGAAAGGCGTGGTGACAGCACATCGCGGCCTCACACCTATGGCAGTGGAAATAAAGAAAGTATATCAGCATATCAAAAGCCGCTACAAAGGCAACAATGTGGTGACCGTCACTAATGGTTATTTCTTCCGTGATCTGGCTAATGACCAGCTCAATTGGGAACTGCTGGAAGATGGAAAGGTAATAGAAAAAGGTATTGTTAAAGACCTGACAGTAGCAGCGCAGCAGTCAGCTGATATCACTTTGCCGGTAAAAAGCAGTATCCGTGCCGGTAAGGAATATTTCCTTAACGTACGGTATGTGTTGAAACAGCAGGAGCCATTCCTGCCTGCAGGTTTTGAAATAGCATCAGAGCAGTTTGCCTGGAGTAAAGGTCAGGCGCTGGCACCTGCTGCTGTAAAACCAGCTCAGCTGAGCCTTCAGCAGGATGGCGGTCATGCCACTATCAAAGGCCCGGGCTTCGCTGTTACTTTCAATATGCAGCAAGGCATGCTCGAAAAATATGAGCTGAAAGGAGAACAGGTCCTGGAAGGCAGCTTGCAGCCTGCTTTCTGGCGTGCTCCTACAGACAACGATATCGGTGCAGGTTTTAATCATTCCCTGCGCAAATGGCGCAACGCCTATGCTGCCGGAAAAGTGCTCGAAGCAAAAGTGAATAAGACCGCTGATGGTTATGAAGTTTTGTTGAAAAAAGAAATAGTGGAAGGAGATGCAGTAGCCACACAAACCATTACCATTCACGGTGACGGCAGTATGAAAGTGTCTAATGCATTTACTGCCGTAAAAGGAAACTATTCGCTGATTCCCCGTATCGGTAATGATTTGCAGCTGAAGAAACAGTTTGACCAGATTTCGTATTATGGTCGCGGTCCATGGGAAAATTACTGGGACAGAAAAACAGCTTCTTTTGTGGGCATCTATCAGCAGACAGTTGATCAGCAGTATTTCCCGTATGCCCGTCCGCAGGAAAGCGGTAATAAGGCCGATGTACGTTGGGTTAGCATGACTAACAAAAAAGGAAAAGGTATACGCTTTGAATATGCAGACAGTCTGCTTAACTTCTCAGCACTGCCTTACAGCCTGGATGATCTCGATCCCGAAGCAGATAAAAAACAATATCACTCCGGTGAGCTGGTAACGCGTCCTGAAATATATATGCATATAGACCTGCAGCAGTCGGGCCTTCAGGGTATCGATAGCTGGGGAGCGATGCCGCTGGAAGAATACCGGATACCGTTTAGGAATCATGAATACAGTTACTGGATAAAACCGGTGATGTAA